The following proteins are co-located in the Zea mays cultivar B73 unplaced genomic scaffold, Zm-B73-REFERENCE-NAM-5.0 scaffold_321, whole genome shotgun sequence genome:
- the LOC109942203 gene encoding NADH dehydrogenase [ubiquinone] iron-sulfur protein 2: MTTRNGQIKNFTSNSGPQHPAAHGVSRSVLEMNGEVVERAEPHIGSLHRGTEKLIEYKTYLQALPYFDRSDYVSTMAQEHAHSSAVERLLNCEVPLRAQYIRVLFCEITRISNHSLASTTHAMDVGASTPFLWAFEEREKLLEFYERVPGARMHASFIRPGGVAQDLPLGLCRDIDSSTQQFASRIDELEEMSTGNRIWKQRLVDIGTVTAQQAKDWGFSGVMLRGPGVCWDSRRAAPYDVHDQSDLDVPVGTRGDRYDRYCIRIEEMRQSVRIIVQCPNRMPSGMIKADDRKLCPPSRSRMKLSMESSIHHFELYTEGFSVPAPSTYTAVEAPKGEFGVFLVSNGSNRPYRCKIRAPGFAHSQGLDSMSKHHMPADVVTIIGTQDIVFGEVDR; this comes from the exons ATGACGACTAGGAACGGGCAAATCAAGAATTTCACTTCGAATTCCGGACCTCAACATCCTGCTGCTCATGGTGTTTCACGATCAGTATTGGAAATGAACGGAGAAGTGGTGGAACGTGCGGAACCACATATTGGATCACTCCA TAGAGGGACTGAGAAATTAATCGAGTACAAAACTTATCTTCAAGCTTTACCTTATTTTGATCGTTCAGA CTATGTTTCTACGATGGCCCAAGAACACGCTCATTCTTCAGCCGTAGAGAGACTTTTGAATTGTGAGGTACCATTACGAGCTCAATATATACGAGTGTTATTCTGTGAAATAACTCGAATTTCAAATCATTCACTTGCTTCAACTACTCATGCTATGGATGTGGGAGCATCAACTCCGTTCCTTTGGGCTTTTGAGGAGCGGGAGAAATTGTTGGAATTCTATGAAAGAGTCCCGGGAGCCAGGATGCATGCCAGTTTCATACGACCTGGTGGAGTGGCACAAGATCTGCCTCTTGGCTTATGTCGAGATATTGATTCCTCCACACAACAATTTGCTTCTCGTATCGACGAATTAGAAGAGATGTCAACCGGCAACCGTATCTGGAAACAACGATTAGTGGATATTGGTACTGTCACTGCACAGCAAGCAAAGGATTGGGGATTCAGTGGTGTAATGTTAAGAGGT CCTGGGGTATGCTGGGATTCGCGAAGAGCAGCACCTTACGATGTTCATGACCAATCGGATCTTGACGTACCAGTAGGTACCAGAGGAGATCGCTATGATCGTTACTGTATTCGTATCGAAGAGATGCGACAAAGTGTTCGGATCATTGTGCAATGTCCTAATCGAATGCCTAGTGGCATGATCAAAGCCGATGATCGTAAGCTATGTCCTCCATCACGATCTCGAATGAAACTATCCATGGAAT CCTCAATTCACCATTTCGAACTTTATACAGAAGGTTTTTCCGTACCAGCTCCTTCTACCTATACCGCAGTTGAAGCACCTAAAGGTGAATTTGGTGTCTTTCTTGTCAGTAATGGGAGTAATCGTCCCTACCGTTGTAAAATAAGAGCACCTGGCTTTGCCCATTCACAAGGACTCGATTCTATGTCCAAACATCACATGCCAGCAGATGTAGTCACCATCATAGGTACTCAAGATATTGTGTTTGGAGAGGTAGATAGATAG
- the LOC118474732 gene encoding putative ATP synthase protein YMF19, giving the protein MPQLDKLTYFSQFFWLCLLLFTFYILFYNNNNGILGISRILKLRNQLLSHRGNKIRSKDPNNLEDISRKGFSTGLSYMYSSLSEVSQWTVDYLGKRRKITLISDFGEISGSRGMERQILYLISKSSYNTSSSRITCWKNIMLTHVPHGQGSII; this is encoded by the coding sequence ATGCCTCAACTTGATAAATTGACTTATTTCTCACAATTCTTCTGGTTATGCCTTCTCCTCTTTACTTTTTATATTCTcttttataataataataatggaaTACTTGGAATTAGCAGAATTCTCAAACTACGGAACCAACTGCTTTCGCACCGGGGGAACAAGATCCGGAGCAAGGACCctaataatttggaagatatcTCGAGAAAAGGTTTTAGCACCGGTCTCTCATATATGTACTCCAGTTTATCCGAAGTATCCCAATGGACCGTCGACTATTTGGGAAAAAGGAGGAAAATCACTCTGATCTCAGATTTCGGAGAAATAAGTGGCTCACGAGGAATGGAGAGACAGATTCTCTATTTGATCTCGAAGTCCTCATATAACACTTCTTCCAGTCGGATCACTTGTTGGAAAAACATAATGCTCACACATGTTCCACACGGGCAAGGAAGCATAATCTAA